aaacatgtgcccctgttCTAATCTGCCATTTGATGTCAGAaaacattcgtttattctcatgaaaacggcagcattctatttttctgtgaataaattcgctctgctgttaaaaaaatacagcatttaatgctgtttttttctaactgcagagcgaattttcagagcggcagattaaatttacaaacgctttattaattgggaacatttatttaatctgccgctctgaaaacgcgctctgcagttagaaaattagaatgctgctttttttttctaattgcacaagagtgcattttcagagcagattaaatttacaaacgcatccaattagtatagtgttcgtaaatttcatctgccgctcggaaaatacgctctgttagaaaaaaaagctgcgtTGATGctggttttctttcttttctttttttactgcagaacgcttcccacAGATTAGACTGCTGAGCatcctatcacgctaaaacattatgaaaggttaaaagtctgggtcgggccagagaatcctgaaaaccttctcggaccgggtcgggctggggctccgccccctcgggccgggccagacacgggctcagatcttaggcccgtgcagggctctaacccCACTGGTGAGGCAGAGGTTGGCCCTTTCTGCATCAAACGATTAACACAAGGCACTTGCTCGTTCTTTACATCACACCTTAGCTGTACAACTGTCACTTTTGATCTCTCTAATTTTAACAGCACACATCCGTTTTTGTAGTCTTGTAATACAGGTCCACTGCCGTCGTAAAACTGACTGCTGGCAAGCAAAGGCTTCAGCGTGTACCGTAGTATTCATGGAAAGCAATAAATGCTGAAATTTGAAGTGATGATAAATTATTTGGGGTGTAAGCTGTCCCATGTGACTCCTGGAGACTTGTGTGACTGGACCAGGAATGAAGCTGTTTTTGTGTCATAATCGCAGCCATCCTCTGCAGGGACCCGTTGATGCTTTCACCTTTTTAGGAACGTTTTAAACGGACGTTTTTATATCCTGGGTGTGTTTTACTACGAAACTAAAAGGATGATTTTAAATTCCCAGTAAGAGATTCCCTCTGCACAAATGGTTGTTGCCTTTTGGGAGTTACTAATAACAAACGTGCCTCTGTTGTGTTTTGTCTTTGACTCCTAAAGGAAGTCGGTTTGATAAACAACTTTCCTATAAATGGTGAATGGTttgtatttgtgtagcaccttcttagggttctaccgcCCCGCAGGGCGCGTCAATCAACCATTTACCCGTTCACACGCCGCTGGacagtggccacagctgccctggagtgcctaacagaggcgaggcctgcccaaCACTGGCGGCAAGGTGggtggtgtcttgcccaaggacacaacagcagcattatctgggcagagccaggattgaacctgcaaccttccagttgctggacaacctgctccacctaaCCTGAGTTACCGCTGTGCCTATTCTAGGATGTGGGATCAGTGACTGGGGTTTTCACCATTAAGCTCTTTATTTAGCTTGTTTTAGACGTTTCTAACTCATCCATCATGATAAATGTTAGTCCAGGCTGGCGGctgtgttttaataaaaatacagtgatccctcgctacttcgcagttcgtttatcgcggattcacgacttcgcggattttttctttggagccttattcaagggaaatttgccgattcgcggtatttttctatgcgaaatatcaagaaattcctgtttttttcatcaatttcatcataaaatgcactttttgtaataaaatgtaaaaaaaacaagtaattttttttcttgagttttacccacaaaaagagaatgtgatcatacgataattcaatatagtactgtactgtaaatatggtgtccctacttcgcggattttcacctatcgcggccaggtctggaatgcatctaccgcgataaacgagggatcactgtacatctTTGAATGCGGACGTCCATACCTTTCTAGACGAGTGTCACAAAAAAATTTAGAATGCAAAccttttatatttttaattagtTCTGCTCAAGAAAAGGCCTAATAGATCTATTAGTAACAATTTGAACATAAAATATATGAATTTATATCAACAACCACCACGAGAAACTTAATTCCACAATTCTAAAAAACGCTAGCGAGGGCCGCAAATGGCCCCCGGGCCACACTTTGGACCCACCTGAAATAGACATTTAGGAAGTGAGAGCTGCAGGACGTGTGTGACAAACAGAAACTAAAGGTGAATCCTAAAGATTCATTGTGCTAGACCAGAGGCGTGACTCATTTTAATCTCGAGAGGATAACGTCCAGCGACTCTGGTGGCCTTGACACCTCTAAGCAAGATTAACACTATCCCTGCAGTCAGCACATTTCACTGGCCTGGGATAACTGGCCAGACCGTGACTTATACCAGTTCGCTGCTGGGACACAAAATAACTAGAAAATTCCAGTCCAAGTGCCTGACACATTGATGGCGTCCATCATCAGGGGCAAAACCCTTACCTAAGGACCTTAAGGAGATTTTGGCAGGCATGTAAACTGTAATCAGGGCTTCCGGGGGATAAATGAACTCCTAACCAGTGATGAGTCATCAGACTGGAGAACGCCTTCAGAGATGTGCTAAACATGTTTTCCCATGAAGGAGTTAAAAGATCCCATTCTTTCAGTTTTCCATGACACATCAATAAACATATTTCATTTGGCAAACTTTTTTATCTTTGCAAATGTCCGACCAACACATACATATTCAGTGTGAgggataatgtgtttatttacagTACATTGTCATCTGGTAGCAAATAGACCATTTAAACAATTACCATTCACCGTGCGGAGAAGAGGGTGTACTCCTCTCACTTCAAGTGCCCAAGTTGGCTTTCTGCTTTAAAATGGCTTCGTGTGGCCCATTTGAAGAGATTGTCTGATGGAGAGACTAATTCTTAATTTCATCAGCATTTTTACCTCCAAAACTCCAGCTGCAGACAGACGGTTGGAGAACGACAAGTTTTGGTTTCTTAAAGTTTGGTGCTTCAGTGTTCTTGGGTCTTAAGATGAAATGTTGCTGCTTTTCACTAAAGTACAAGAATTTCTCAAGTTTCAACGGCTCTTTTTGACAATTccattagttgttttttttttgggtgttTTTAAAGCTGGACCTTTGTATACCTCTGGAATTGACCCAGGCATGATGGCGCTCATCGTCTGGACCGAATCCTGACAGGCTGCAGCACATTCTGGTAGAAGTGATGTTTGGCGTTTATCAAAATTTCTCGGCTTCTGTTTTTTCTACCAGCCTCGTGGTCTGGACGGTTTCCTGGCTGATGTTTTTGCCCTCAAACCACTGATAACTCTATACGGTGTGCCATCATCCTGAAAAAGGCATTGTTCATCTCCAAACTGTTGTTGGAGAGCTCTAAAGATTTTCTCTAGGAGGATGTTTTGGTAGTTCTGAGTCCACCCTTGGTTTAAGAATAATCCCACACATGGATGGTCTCCAGATGCTTCACTGTTGGCTTGATGAGACCGATAGGGTCACTCACTTCTGACAAAGGAAATCCACCAGGGAAAATGACTCAGCAGTCTAATCTCTGGACCTTTTCTTAATCTCAGGCTGCACCTGATAACATTCTTAGAGGTAAGGAGCTTCTTTGCTGCCCCTCCTGCCACCAAACCCTCCAGAAGTCTTCTCTTCTTATGCCTGCTTGCTACTGGTGCCCCGATCCCATAGCTGGATCAACTTTAGAAGATGTTCCTTGTGTGTTCTGGCCTTTATTAAGAGCCCtgggaatttttttttattataaaagcagaagggatttttatttattcagttacaaaaaaaaaagttaattttcatGGCAGAAGTGGGACTTAGCGATTACTTCTTAATGGACATTTCTCTCTTTAGAACATCGGAGTGCCATGCCAGCTTCCAACAAGATGGCAAACGTTGCAGTTTGACCCATTCTGAAACCATTACATCACCACCGGTAAACATGTTTCCTGTACAGTCTGTTTACAGCGGAGCAGCACACAGAAAACCCCTTCATGATCTTCATGTGGACTAATTGAGTTTGACAAGTCTTCATTTCTAATCCTGTACCATGTGATCCACAGCAGCTGGTGCCCCATCCTCACGTTCAGAAGGGATTTACAACATTACAGAACAGAACACCAGTCACGCTTGTTTGGAGTTTCTCTAAACAATTTGTTTAGTTTTGGCAGATTAGCAGGAAAACTCATTTAAACTGTTGTTGTCATAAACCGGAGGGAGAAAGTCGATACTGAGAGTTCACTCAAGACTGGTTCGCGTAGTGTGTTAAGTCATTTTAGTGCTGGGGGACTTGGAGAACGTCTTCCCATCATGGGACAGCGCCTGAGCGAGGACAGTGACCCAGACAAGGAAATCGATGTGGCAGAGCTGCAGGAATGGTACAAAAAATTTGTTGTGGAATGCCCAAGCGGCACTCTGTTCATGCACGAGTTCAAGAGCTTCTTTGGGGTTACGAATAACAAGGAGGCTGCAGATTACATCGAAAACATGTTCCGAGCCTTTGACAAGAACGGCGTAAGTGTCAAGTCCATCAGTTTCTAGTAGCTATGACAGCAGTCCTTTAGTTTGACCTTCGTTTGCATACAGCATTAGGCAATAATTGACTGGAagcatttttgtttttctttatttttgcttgtATTTGTTTGAGTTTTTAATGAGCAGAAATGAAGTTGGTTTAGAGATCAGCTTGATGCTATGGGTGAAAAAGATTTTTCAATCTTTCAAAAGTTCATGTTGAAaacttgctttcatcatgaaTGTCCAAACCCTGCTGTTTCCAGGACAACACCATCGATTTTCTGGAATATGTGGCAGCTCTGAACTTAGTTCTTCGAGGGAAACTGGAGCATAAACTGAAATGGACGTTCAAAATGTACGACAAAGATGGAAGTGGCTGCATCGATAAAACAGAGCTTCTTGAAATAGTGGAGGTAACATTTTACTACTTCATAGAATTTGGAGGGTTGGTGGTTTGTATTTAAAAGTAAATCATCCAGAAGGGAGCGTAACGTCCTTTCCTCGCACTCTTAGTCTATTTACCGGCTAAAGAAGGCCTGCCACGGAGAGCTAGATGAAGAATGTAACCTGCTTACTCCAGACCAAGTGGTAGACCGAATATTTGAGCTGGTTGATGAAAATGGAGATGGTAAGAGCTTCTTTCGACAATGGTCTTTACCTCGTTGAAGGAGTAAGATGGTTCTCATACCAGCTGGTTTTCTTGTGTCACTTAGGTGAACTCTCCCTGGATGAGTTCATTGATGGAGCGCGGAGGGACAAGTGGGTGATGAAGATGCTGCAAATGGACGTCAACCCTGGAGATTGGATCAATGAGCGAAGACGCAGCGCCGACTTCTAACTCTGACAAAGCATGTCTGACCTCTCACAGTGGTGGTTTTCTACAGAACTGTATGTCTAAGTCTGGTTTTGCACTAAAACTTTACAACTGAGGCCCCTCAGTCAAGCAGGGAGTAAAGCTTCTTAGTAACGCTGCTTATATATTTAAGTAGATTTAATTATGTATTTTACATTTTCAGCAACCTTGAacagttttttttccttttgtatcacaaatcaagtcttaAAAATGTCCAATAAACACTTAAAGAAAATAAGATGCAGACAATTTTACAACAGAGTTGGATTTGAGAAGGAAATGTGATATTTCTATAGATGTGGTGGACAAAGTTGTTGGTACCcattggtcacagaaataacttgattcTGATAAAAGTACTAAAAAATAAAATTCTATTAAAGGTAACCAGAGAAAATCAGACactgcttttcaaccatgcttcaatgctcaataggattgaggtcagAGCTTATAGAAGGCCACTGtagaatagtccaatgttttcctcttggccattcttgggtgtttctagctgtgtgttttgggtctTGTCGTGTTGTTAGACCCACGACCTgcgactgagaccaagctttctgacactggccagctcatttctctctagaatccctTGATAATCTTGGGATTTAATTTGACCCTGCACAGATTCAATACACCCTgtcagatgcagcaaagcagccccagaacataacagCACCTCCTCCTTGTTTTACAGTAGGGACAGTGTTCTTTTCTCGATatggtctaatgagctttgaaagaaaagcgtctggacttctttgagttgcttgaagaacatagaagagccacctccacgggacaggactcagcagttcgtttgcatctaaaggacaaaggtcactctttcgaggatgccaacgttcacattttggacagagaggacagatggtttgaaagaggagtaaaggaagccatttatgtccactgtgagcaaccatctttgaacagaggcggtggtttacgacaccaactgtctgccatctataatccagttttgagatccctttccagatgcctcaacgcccacgcatatcctgggccatctgacctcaggaattcacatgatagggtggggccaggcttcacaatgagcttacccgaaactctggctgaataggacccacacccaccctcacaccttggctcatgtgtttatgtagaagatcatcagggggtcttttgttccctcttcggggggaaactcccactgggtttaaatctgggactctccaccatttgaccttagaactgaagaagcctctcggatgagaggtgaaacgtcttcaagcaactcaaagaagtccagacgcttttctttcaaagctcataagactacaatgacctggatgactgagaaccctcACAGACCTTTTCTCGAAATGCTTCATGTTTCTGTCtgtgaacatagagctgatgtTACCTTGGCAAAAAGTCCTATCTTTGTTTCATCTGTCTATAGGACATTCTGccagaagctttgtggcttgtCAGCATGTAGTTTAGCATAATCCACTAACcctaactaatgggactttaacaatGGTGTCCTCCTTAGTCATCTCTCATGTCATGtaacaacaacagatggtgcgatctgacactgatgttcATTGACCTTGAAGTACACCTTGGGTCTCTTTAGAAGTTTTTCGGGGCTCTTTTGTTACTATTCGGTTTATCCGTCTCTTCATTGATTTTCCTTCTGCGGCCACGTCCAGGTAGGTTGGCTGGAGTCCCATGGATCTGAAATTTCTGAATATGTGCGACTGTAGTCACAGGAACATCTAACTGCTTGGAGATGGCTCTATAGCCTTTACCTTTAACATTCTTGTCTATAATTTTATTCCTAATCTCCTGAAAACTCTTTCCTTTGcttcctctggtccatgttgagtgtggtacacaccatgtcaccaaacagcacagtgactacctggagccctTTACATATGCTAcactgactgattacaagattgaatacacctgtgatgctaattagaGGACGGTCTTTTCTAGATGTACCATAattttttgtccaggcctgttccatgattttatttatttagataaTTCTGTTGAAGCGTGGTTGAAAAGCAGCGTCTGTCTTTTATTGGTTAAAGTTCTttgaaatgttatttattattacgtTAGTCAGATTCAACTTATTTATGTGACCACTGActgaagggtaccaacaattttgttGATGTCTGTGTTTTTGTTCATATTTTAACCAGCTAAACCCTAAAActtcattattattatgattaaatAAACGGATTTGGTTTCAAGACCGCAACAAACCTCAGTCTTAAAATATCGTTCTGTTTTATGAAGGCAGCTAGAAAATTTGGATTGATGGGTATGAAATGTAGCCAGGAGGATTATTACATTTATTATCATGTCTTGATTAAAGGGGTCTGGTTTAGTGGCTGGCAGTGGTGGTGATAACACACAATCACCTAACAGTGTGTGGTGGCATTTAATGCATAATGTTATTGTCAAGAGGCAGAGTTATTAGTGCTCAGTCACTAGATACGAGGGTGTTTACCCAATCAGCACACTGCGGGGCCGACGCAGGCAGAAGTTCTCTGATCTTTGGGAAATAACAGGAAGTACCTGCATCTACCGTTCTGCACCTAAACACTCCGTTTATCA
The sequence above is a segment of the Nothobranchius furzeri strain GRZ-AD chromosome 15, NfurGRZ-RIMD1, whole genome shotgun sequence genome. Coding sequences within it:
- the guca1b gene encoding guanylyl cyclase-activating protein 2, with product MGQRLSEDSDPDKEIDVAELQEWYKKFVVECPSGTLFMHEFKSFFGVTNNKEAADYIENMFRAFDKNGDNTIDFLEYVAALNLVLRGKLEHKLKWTFKMYDKDGSGCIDKTELLEIVESIYRLKKACHGELDEECNLLTPDQVVDRIFELVDENGDGELSLDEFIDGARRDKWVMKMLQMDVNPGDWINERRRSADF